In Bacteroidia bacterium, a genomic segment contains:
- a CDS encoding HlyD family efflux transporter periplasmic adaptor subunit: MNDFQMDSPISQSHQNQARRRTITRIILIVFAFGMFAWLFQYFLRPSAEINSFRFAVVEEGEVENAVSTTGLVVPAYEQLLTSPITSRLDKVFHRAGTSVKTGELILALDEAFIRLQYEQLGDELELRKTNVTSLKLTYDKDLRDLELRDQIKALQLSRLEAQLADARQLHAVGGTANEEVKQAELALQIARLEKSQLENELAYRKESLASDRRKLELEVQIQEKRLAELAKKLNETSLRAPSDGVITWINENIGKNITEGEALVRLSNLSGFRIEGTGSDMYADRIRAGLPVKVKINREVLTGLITSISPAVEQNTLQFQVVLDDPSADALRPNMQVEVYVITDRKEGAMRVVNGPAFSGAKEQDIFVVEGDFARKRRVKVGLNNLEYVELQGDIRVGEKIILSDMRDYAHLDQIKLKP, from the coding sequence GTGAACGATTTCCAAATGGATAGCCCGATTTCCCAGTCCCATCAAAACCAGGCGCGCCGCCGAACAATCACGAGGATCATTTTGATTGTCTTTGCGTTTGGTATGTTTGCCTGGCTTTTTCAGTATTTTCTCCGCCCGTCTGCCGAAATCAACTCCTTTCGGTTTGCTGTTGTGGAGGAAGGTGAAGTTGAAAATGCCGTTTCTACAACGGGTCTGGTGGTCCCGGCCTATGAGCAATTGCTGACTTCGCCCATTACCTCCCGGCTGGATAAAGTATTTCACCGTGCAGGAACCAGCGTAAAAACCGGAGAACTGATTTTGGCGTTGGATGAAGCATTCATCCGTCTGCAATACGAACAACTCGGCGATGAACTCGAGCTGCGCAAAACCAATGTTACCAGCCTCAAACTTACCTACGACAAAGACCTCCGGGACCTTGAGCTTCGCGATCAGATCAAAGCCCTGCAACTCTCCCGGCTGGAAGCCCAGCTTGCCGATGCGCGGCAACTTCACGCCGTAGGCGGCACCGCCAATGAGGAAGTAAAACAGGCAGAACTTGCCTTACAAATTGCCAGACTGGAAAAATCTCAGCTCGAAAACGAATTGGCATACAGAAAAGAATCATTGGCAAGCGACCGCCGGAAACTCGAACTGGAAGTACAGATTCAGGAAAAAAGATTGGCAGAACTGGCAAAGAAGCTGAATGAAACCAGCTTGCGCGCCCCCAGCGACGGTGTAATCACCTGGATTAATGAAAATATCGGTAAAAATATCACCGAAGGTGAAGCCCTTGTCAGATTGTCCAACCTCTCCGGTTTCCGCATAGAAGGTACCGGCTCAGATATGTATGCAGACCGGATTCGCGCCGGACTTCCCGTGAAGGTGAAAATCAACCGGGAGGTTCTTACAGGGTTGATCACAAGTATTTCGCCTGCAGTTGAACAAAATACACTCCAATTCCAGGTCGTATTGGATGACCCTTCCGCAGATGCCCTTCGTCCCAATATGCAGGTGGAGGTATATGTCATTACTGACCGGAAAGAAGGCGCAATGCGCGTGGTCAATGGCCCCGCATTTTCAGGCGCAAAAGAGCAGGATATCTTTGTTGTGGAGGGAGATTTTGCCCGCAAACGCAGGGTAAAAGTTGGGCTCAATAACCTCGAATATGTAGAATTGCAAGGCGATATACGCGTTGGGGAAAAAATTATTCTTTCAGACATGAGAGACTATGCACATCTCGATCAAATCAAACTGAAGCCATGA
- a CDS encoding response regulator → MNQILNCVLLIDDDEDDNFIHKMVIEKAGVARQVLAVESGMEALAYLTTKQNGAYPQPDLIFLDINMPGMNGWEFLEAYRKLELFQQGRVIVVMLTTSPDPSDKNKAENLTEIRKFLNKPLTAEMLMNILNEFFPDK, encoded by the coding sequence ATGAATCAAATACTGAATTGCGTCCTGCTGATTGATGATGATGAAGATGATAACTTCATCCACAAAATGGTAATCGAAAAAGCTGGCGTTGCCCGGCAAGTACTGGCTGTAGAAAGTGGCATGGAAGCGCTTGCGTATTTAACCACAAAACAAAATGGTGCTTACCCGCAGCCTGATCTCATTTTCCTGGATATCAATATGCCCGGGATGAACGGCTGGGAGTTTTTGGAAGCCTACCGTAAGCTCGAATTATTTCAGCAGGGCAGAGTAATTGTGGTCATGCTGACAACTTCTCCAGACCCCAGCGACAAAAATAAGGCAGAAAACCTGACGGAAATCCGTAAATTTTTAAATAAGCCCCTTACCGCGGAAATGCTCATGAATATTTTAAATGAATTTTTCCCTGATAAATAA
- a CDS encoding ATP-binding protein, translating to MKVITGIISVFTAITLYRLIPSALSIPDMNAFREAKSLSEQADIAFSQIEGYVIILLDTSGFIRTWNKGAEKIKGYTSAEVVGKHIRIFYTQEDQDNGLPERLIQKALMHGIAHDEGARQKKDGGIVWVSTTLTAIRNENGEIIGLSKVTHDLTDRHREEQMRERHASDLETKNKEMSQITYVASHDLQSPLKTITNYTNLLYDEYHDKLGDDANMYLNVIRNATDRMKSLIKDLLDFSRIGQDRQQIIVDGNEIIRNVLADLAFSISESNATFDLSPMPIFNGYKTELALLFQNLIANALKFRKEGTAPHIKISAQKVSSDYLFTIQDNGIGIEEKYLSKIFEIFQRLNARSKYEGTGIGLAHCAKIVDLHGGKIWVESIPGEGSTFYFTIPDYHIYESNTELRPAD from the coding sequence ATGAAGGTGATTACCGGGATCATTTCGGTTTTTACGGCGATTACCTTGTACCGTCTTATTCCTTCTGCTTTGTCTATTCCGGATATGAATGCTTTCCGGGAGGCCAAAAGCTTATCGGAACAGGCCGATATCGCCTTTTCCCAGATCGAAGGGTATGTGATCATCCTGCTGGATACCAGTGGCTTTATCCGTACCTGGAATAAAGGCGCTGAAAAGATCAAAGGATATACCTCAGCGGAAGTCGTCGGAAAACATATCCGCATATTCTATACACAAGAAGACCAGGACAATGGCCTGCCTGAACGGCTAATTCAAAAGGCACTTATGCATGGTATTGCCCATGATGAAGGTGCCCGACAAAAAAAAGATGGGGGCATAGTATGGGTAAGTACGACGCTCACGGCGATCCGCAATGAAAATGGTGAAATTATAGGTTTAAGTAAAGTAACACATGATCTCACTGACAGACACCGGGAAGAACAAATGCGTGAGCGTCATGCAAGTGATCTGGAGACAAAAAACAAAGAAATGAGTCAAATCACGTATGTCGCCTCCCACGATTTGCAAAGCCCTTTGAAAACCATTACCAACTATACCAACCTCCTGTATGACGAATACCACGATAAGCTGGGGGATGATGCCAATATGTACCTCAATGTGATCCGAAATGCAACAGACCGAATGAAATCCTTGATTAAGGATTTACTGGATTTTTCCCGTATTGGTCAGGATCGTCAACAAATAATCGTGGATGGGAATGAGATTATCCGGAATGTATTGGCTGATCTCGCTTTTAGCATCTCAGAATCTAACGCAACCTTCGATCTGAGCCCAATGCCAATCTTTAATGGCTATAAGACAGAATTGGCGCTTTTATTTCAGAATCTCATCGCTAATGCGTTAAAATTCCGAAAAGAAGGGACCGCGCCTCATATTAAGATTTCCGCTCAAAAGGTATCCAGCGATTATCTATTTACCATTCAGGATAATGGTATTGGGATTGAAGAAAAATATTTGTCAAAAATCTTTGAAATTTTTCAACGACTGAATGCCCGGTCCAAATATGAAGGAACCGGTATTGGACTTGCACATTGCGCAAAGATTGTTGACCTTCATGGCGGAAAAATCTGGGTCGAATCCATTCCCGGTGAAGGCAGTACTTTTTATTTTACTATTCCTGATTACCATATATATGAATCAAATACTGAATTGCGTCCTGCTGATTGA
- a CDS encoding chemotaxis protein CheB, giving the protein METSVLNNYRSMPDSKNSADLSVQEIAPDPRPYIVGIGTSAGGLEALQLLFDNIPQSSQIAYVIVQHLAPDYKSLMVELLSKHTHMKIRQIDDGMQVQPNSVYVMPPKTNLIINKGRLYLKQKDPLLNINFPIDIFFHSLGEDQGERAVGVVLSGTGTDGTRGIKTIKEYGGIVIVQEPNSAKFNGMPLSAISTQLVDFVLTPPQIASQLSETIQKSMLQRNLTIAQEPFEAEIFRRIINLIKDKTGIDFILYKRTTIYRRIARRMKINGMESMESYYADLLENKKEVHTLQQDLLIGVTQFFRDPEAFEIIEKKVIPEIFKNKSERETIRIWTPGCSTGEEAYSILILLEDYKARHKLTHPIKIFATDIDVKALEIAGNGVYPVNISADVKKSYLYEYFTQKDQSYHISQNLRNQVVFARHNIFSDPPFNRVDMIVCRNLMIYLESTLQDKIMTIFRFAINKGGFLFLGPSESVGDIAEIMEPVSKRWKIYQHTSEPQTVMPDLLSGHSPSFLNITPASLHNPLGNPTKKRFQPHWIDQFKDTLVELYSPKCVFINEDFDVLYLAGGVSKYVRLPEKALTLNFLKMVHKDLVIPLSTAIRKASKTNDPVRYNNIQFKYNDSDHFVCDLNVIPLPQLNRIEKILLISFIEHDGTVEREDTDLFEINDAVKDRINYLEQQLKDTRENLQATIEELETSNEELQASNEELMAANEELQSTNEELQSVNEELHSVNAEFQEKILHLSELSSDMDNMMSASEIGTIFLDSDMRIRKFTPAIQEYFNLMPQDIGRPISHFNTDLGIKDILKKAEEVLTKGIRFNEDITIKDKGHYFMRILPYKTSERVIKGIVITFVNIEGLKAT; this is encoded by the coding sequence ATGGAAACAAGTGTACTGAACAATTACAGAAGCATGCCCGACTCAAAAAACTCTGCCGACCTATCCGTACAAGAAATTGCACCAGACCCTCGCCCTTATATCGTCGGTATTGGTACTTCTGCAGGTGGCCTCGAAGCACTTCAGCTGTTGTTTGATAATATTCCCCAAAGCAGCCAAATCGCCTATGTCATTGTGCAACATCTTGCCCCTGATTATAAAAGCCTGATGGTGGAGCTGCTCTCCAAACATACACATATGAAGATCAGGCAGATTGATGATGGGATGCAGGTCCAGCCTAATTCTGTCTATGTCATGCCGCCCAAAACCAACCTGATCATCAATAAGGGCCGCCTGTATCTCAAACAAAAAGACCCTTTGCTGAATATTAATTTTCCGATTGATATATTTTTTCATTCCCTCGGTGAAGATCAGGGAGAACGGGCTGTAGGGGTTGTGTTATCCGGAACAGGTACAGATGGTACAAGAGGTATCAAGACCATCAAAGAGTACGGTGGGATTGTCATCGTTCAGGAGCCCAACTCTGCAAAATTTAATGGGATGCCCTTGAGTGCAATCTCTACCCAACTGGTGGATTTTGTGCTTACCCCTCCCCAAATTGCCAGCCAGCTTTCAGAAACCATTCAAAAGTCTATGCTGCAAAGAAATCTGACTATTGCACAGGAGCCTTTTGAGGCTGAAATATTCAGGCGAATCATCAATTTGATTAAAGACAAAACCGGTATTGATTTCATCCTTTACAAACGCACCACCATTTACAGGCGGATTGCAAGACGAATGAAAATCAATGGGATGGAATCCATGGAAAGTTACTATGCAGACCTCCTGGAAAATAAAAAAGAAGTGCATACCCTTCAACAGGACCTGCTTATAGGCGTTACCCAGTTTTTTCGCGATCCGGAGGCATTTGAAATTATTGAGAAAAAAGTTATACCTGAAATCTTTAAAAATAAATCGGAACGCGAAACGATCCGGATTTGGACACCTGGCTGTTCCACCGGTGAAGAAGCCTATTCTATCCTGATTTTACTGGAAGACTATAAAGCCAGACATAAGCTCACCCATCCCATTAAAATATTTGCCACAGATATTGATGTGAAAGCGCTGGAAATTGCAGGGAATGGCGTGTACCCCGTGAATATTTCTGCGGATGTGAAAAAGTCTTATTTGTATGAATATTTTACCCAAAAAGATCAGTCTTACCATATTTCCCAGAATCTGAGAAACCAGGTGGTTTTTGCCCGACATAATATTTTTAGCGATCCGCCTTTCAATCGGGTGGATATGATTGTTTGCCGCAACCTGATGATTTATCTGGAATCTACCCTTCAGGATAAAATTATGACCATCTTCCGGTTTGCGATCAATAAAGGGGGCTTTCTCTTTCTGGGACCCAGCGAATCGGTCGGTGATATCGCAGAAATTATGGAACCTGTCAGCAAACGCTGGAAAATTTACCAACATACTTCTGAACCTCAGACGGTAATGCCCGATTTGCTCTCCGGCCATTCTCCTTCTTTTCTCAATATTACCCCGGCTTCTCTCCACAACCCATTGGGTAATCCTACCAAAAAAAGGTTTCAACCTCATTGGATCGATCAGTTTAAAGATACACTGGTTGAGTTATACTCGCCGAAATGTGTTTTTATCAACGAAGATTTTGATGTCCTCTACCTGGCTGGTGGCGTGTCCAAATATGTGCGGCTTCCCGAAAAAGCCCTGACACTTAACTTCCTGAAAATGGTTCACAAAGACCTTGTGATACCTCTTAGTACTGCTATCAGAAAAGCAAGTAAAACCAATGACCCCGTCCGCTACAATAACATCCAGTTTAAATACAATGATTCGGACCATTTTGTCTGCGATCTCAATGTGATCCCTCTGCCTCAACTCAACCGGATTGAAAAAATCTTACTGATCAGTTTTATTGAACATGATGGGACCGTTGAAAGGGAGGATACGGATTTGTTTGAAATAAACGATGCCGTCAAAGACCGGATCAATTATCTCGAACAACAACTGAAAGATACCAGGGAAAATCTCCAGGCGACAATTGAGGAACTCGAAACCTCTAATGAAGAACTCCAGGCCTCCAACGAGGAACTCATGGCCGCTAACGAAGAGTTGCAAAGTACCAATGAAGAACTTCAATCTGTCAATGAAGAACTTCACAGTGTCAATGCCGAATTTCAGGAAAAAATCCTCCATCTTTCTGAGCTCTCAAGTGATATGGATAATATGATGAGCGCCAGTGAAATCGGAACTATTTTCCTTGATTCCGACATGAGAATCAGAAAGTTTACGCCTGCTATTCAGGAATATTTTAATCTCATGCCTCAGGATATCGGACGCCCTATCAGCCATTTTAATACAGATCTTGGAATAAAAGATATTTTGAAGAAAGCCGAGGAAGTGCTGACAAAAGGTATCAGATTCAATGAGGATATAACCATTAAGGATAAAGGCCACTATTTTATGAGAATACTGCCTTATAAGACTTCGGAAAGAGTCATAAAAGGGATTGTCATTACTTTTGTAAATATTGAGGGACTCAAAGCAACGTAA
- a CDS encoding response regulator: MEYIKNEITAIILEDDPEDAELIADILKKTRFTFTLHFAARLEEYQALLRLTNPHLILADYRLPDITGHEAMIMALECNSMIPFVFVTGSIGEQLAADTILSGAWGYVLKDNIKILPHVIETVVLKYNELVGNEFLPRVLATRNRVHKQILANNVILNKVHAFVNNQDAKMQEIANKNIQENNTGEDEVTPENNTDMKSEN; encoded by the coding sequence ATGGAGTACATTAAAAATGAAATTACAGCGATAATACTTGAGGATGATCCCGAAGATGCAGAGTTGATCGCTGATATCCTGAAAAAGACCCGATTTACCTTTACCCTCCACTTTGCAGCGAGGCTGGAAGAATACCAGGCACTTCTTCGGCTTACCAATCCTCACCTGATTCTTGCTGATTACCGACTCCCCGATATTACCGGTCATGAGGCGATGATTATGGCATTGGAATGCAACTCGATGATTCCATTTGTTTTTGTAACCGGCTCTATCGGAGAACAACTCGCGGCAGACACGATTCTCAGTGGCGCATGGGGGTATGTACTCAAAGATAATATCAAGATACTTCCCCATGTGATCGAAACGGTAGTTTTGAAATACAATGAATTGGTCGGAAATGAATTTCTACCCAGAGTACTGGCCACAAGAAACCGTGTTCACAAACAAATTCTGGCCAACAATGTAATTCTCAACAAAGTACATGCATTTGTTAACAACCAGGATGCGAAAATGCAAGAGATTGCCAACAAAAACATTCAGGAAAACAATACCGGAGAAGATGAAGTTACTCCCGAAAATAATACAGATATGAAATCAGAAAACTAG